Proteins encoded by one window of Arachis hypogaea cultivar Tifrunner chromosome 1, arahy.Tifrunner.gnm2.J5K5, whole genome shotgun sequence:
- the LOC112774873 gene encoding uncharacterized protein: MKAKVPRNFKLHDMDLYDGTSDLSHHLNNFRSRMYLSDAFDATRCKAFPTTLTKATMKWFDSLSPRSVTSFDDLAKKNLTRFFIQIDKMKHIPSLLGVKQEVGKTLRDYMERFNKTYLGIQILPTEAIIMGLVNDLREGPFSQSISKRYPTSLNEIQQRAEKYINMEENSRLKKPPSRSNLPYYQTRDKEREPKKKEEKNVEKPRKYHNYTPLKVFLVDVYR; the protein is encoded by the coding sequence ATGAAGGCTAAAGTTCCTAGGAACTTTAAATTGCATGACATGGATCTCTATGACGGAACGTCCGATCTGAGCCATCATCTCAataacttcagaagtagaatgtacttGTCCGACGCCTTTGACGCCactcgttgcaaagccttcccgactactttaACTAAGGCTACAATGAAATGGTTTGATAGTCTGTCCCCTAGGTCAGTCACTagctttgacgacctggccaaaaaaaaTTTGACCAGATTCTTTATCCAGATAGACAAAATGAAGCACATTCCGAGCCTGCTGGGAGTAAAGCAAGAGGTCGGGAAAACCCTTCGtgactatatggaaaggttcaacaaaacTTACTTGGGAATTCAGATTCTACCAACTGAAGCTATAATTATGGGTCTGGTCAATGACCTTAGAGAGGGGCCATTTTCTCAGTCAATATCCAAGAGATACCCAACTTCTCTGAACGAAATTCAACAAagggcagaaaaatacatcaacatggaggaaaattcccGACTCAAAAAACCTCCTTCACGATCTAACTTGCCCTACTATCAAACTCGGGACAAAGAAAGGGAACctaagaagaaagaggagaaaaatGTAGAAAAGCCTCGAAAgtatcacaattacacccctctaaAGGTTTTCCTGGTCGATGTTTATCGCTAA